One stretch of Chitinophagales bacterium DNA includes these proteins:
- a CDS encoding thioredoxin domain-containing protein, whose product MATLKDTSHPFTNHLIHETSPYLLQHSHNPVDWYPWGEEALKKAKDENKLLLISIGYSSCHWCHVMEHESFEDTATARLMNENFICIKVDREERPDIDQVYMNAVQLISGSGGWPLNCFALPDGRPIYGGTYFPTASWKEILTKLSALYKNDPEKTTGYASLLINGIKESDLVQLDTSKPDFTADSLKRCVSEWSNSFDTNEGGPNHAPKFPLPNNYLFLLKYAYLQNDKKVMKQVNLTLHKMALGGIYDQIGGGFARYSTDTDWKVPHFEKMLYDNAQLVSLYCAAYQLTKDPLYKQVVYETLEWIQREMTSSEGCFYSALDADAEGEEGKYYVWKKEELQNLLGDDFSPFADYYNVNEIGYWEHGNYILVRKDSDEGIAKRWNLSNHDFESKIVAWKKKLLQQREMRIKPGLDDKSLTSWNAMMIQAYTDAYVVFKEENFLNAALTNAQFILTKQLKQDGSLFHSYKNNRSSVNGFLEDYSFSIAAFIALYEATFDEKWLQYSRNLAEYTMMHFSDTSQPNGMYYFTSDLDPALIARKTETSDNVIPASNSVMAHNLFLLGKFFDREHYMEHSGQMLNTMKPFIIKYGSGYSNWALLMLEYISASYEIAITGPDAVRKRREFGDYFIPNSIFFGCIKTSDLPLLRDKFIEGKTFIYICENKTCQLPVTEIHEALKQIK is encoded by the coding sequence ATGGCCACATTGAAAGACACTTCACATCCTTTCACTAATCATCTAATACATGAAACAAGTCCTTACCTGCTGCAACATTCGCATAATCCTGTGGACTGGTATCCATGGGGAGAAGAAGCTTTGAAAAAGGCGAAGGATGAAAACAAGCTGCTGCTAATAAGTATCGGGTATTCCTCCTGTCACTGGTGCCATGTAATGGAACATGAATCTTTTGAGGATACTGCCACGGCAAGGTTAATGAATGAAAATTTTATTTGTATTAAAGTGGATCGTGAAGAGCGACCAGATATTGACCAGGTGTATATGAATGCAGTGCAGTTAATAAGTGGCAGCGGTGGCTGGCCGTTAAATTGTTTTGCTTTACCCGATGGCAGGCCGATTTATGGAGGCACTTACTTCCCTACTGCCAGCTGGAAAGAAATTCTAACCAAACTTTCAGCACTATATAAAAATGATCCGGAAAAAACCACAGGTTATGCCTCTCTTTTAATAAACGGCATTAAGGAAAGTGATCTGGTACAGTTAGATACTTCGAAACCTGATTTTACAGCAGATTCACTTAAGAGGTGTGTTAGTGAGTGGAGTAACTCTTTTGATACTAATGAGGGCGGACCCAACCATGCACCAAAATTTCCATTGCCAAATAACTATCTTTTTTTACTGAAATATGCCTACCTGCAGAATGATAAAAAAGTAATGAAGCAGGTGAACCTGACATTGCATAAAATGGCTCTGGGCGGAATTTATGACCAGATCGGAGGCGGGTTCGCACGTTATTCAACAGATACAGACTGGAAAGTTCCACACTTTGAAAAAATGCTTTATGATAATGCACAATTAGTTTCCCTTTATTGCGCTGCCTATCAGTTAACAAAAGATCCGCTTTACAAACAGGTTGTATATGAAACGCTGGAATGGATTCAGAGGGAAATGACGTCATCTGAAGGCTGTTTCTATTCAGCTTTAGATGCAGATGCTGAAGGGGAGGAAGGTAAATATTACGTTTGGAAAAAAGAGGAACTGCAAAATCTTTTAGGTGATGATTTCAGTCCTTTTGCAGATTACTACAACGTTAATGAGATAGGGTATTGGGAACATGGTAATTATATTTTAGTACGAAAAGATTCGGATGAGGGTATTGCAAAACGGTGGAACCTGAGTAACCATGATTTTGAAAGTAAGATAGTTGCCTGGAAGAAAAAACTTTTACAGCAAAGAGAAATGCGGATCAAGCCGGGCCTTGATGATAAGTCACTTACATCATGGAATGCAATGATGATTCAGGCATATACTGATGCATATGTCGTATTTAAAGAGGAAAATTTTTTAAACGCAGCGCTGACCAATGCACAATTTATTTTAACGAAGCAATTGAAACAAGATGGCAGTTTGTTTCACAGCTATAAAAATAACCGGTCGTCAGTTAATGGTTTCCTGGAAGATTATTCATTTTCAATTGCAGCTTTTATAGCATTGTATGAAGCGACTTTTGATGAAAAATGGCTTCAATATTCCAGAAACCTTGCTGAATATACCATGATGCACTTTTCAGACACCAGCCAGCCAAATGGCATGTATTATTTTACTTCCGATCTCGACCCGGCCCTTATTGCCCGCAAAACGGAAACAAGTGATAATGTGATTCCCGCTTCCAACTCCGTAATGGCTCATAATCTTTTTTTACTCGGTAAGTTTTTTGATCGTGAACACTATATGGAGCATTCAGGGCAAATGCTGAATACAATGAAACCATTTATTATAAAATATGGAAGTGGTTATTCTAACTGGGCTTTACTGATGTTAGAATATATCTCAGCTTCTTATGAAATAGCCATAACAGGACCGGATGCTGTGCGAAAGCGTAGAGAATTTGGAGATTATTTTATACCGAACAGCATTTTTTTCGGTTGCATTAAAACGAGTGACTTACCCTTATTAAGGGATAAATTTATTGAAGGAAAAACTTTTATTTATATCTGTGAAAATAAAACGTGTCAATTGCCTGTAACAGAAATACATGAAGCTCTTAAGCAAATAAAGTGA
- a CDS encoding YqaE/Pmp3 family membrane protein: MPAPIDPLILTASTEEVVTPLSIPQQTQIFNDAAKTDLKIGFNNDLPVAQPAAPEAQHLNRANNHDVTAHHGALQILKDKLKAAATTTNANNKVLYAIISIFIPPLGVALYEQGITSHFWIDLILTLLFFIPGLIYALILILG, from the coding sequence ATGCCTGCTCCCATTGATCCATTAATATTGACTGCTTCAACAGAGGAAGTTGTAACTCCTTTAAGCATTCCCCAGCAAACGCAAATATTTAACGATGCTGCAAAGACAGATTTAAAAATCGGTTTTAATAATGACTTACCAGTTGCACAACCCGCAGCACCCGAAGCACAACATCTGAACAGAGCCAATAATCATGATGTTACAGCCCACCATGGCGCATTACAGATCTTAAAAGATAAACTTAAAGCTGCCGCAACAACCACAAATGCGAACAATAAAGTTCTGTATGCCATTATTTCGATTTTTATTCCTCCTCTTGGTGTGGCACTTTATGAGCAGGGAATAACTTCTCATTTCTGGATTGACCTGATTTTAACTTTACTTTTTTTTATTCCCGGGTTAATTTACGCGCTCATTCTCATCTTAGGATAA
- a CDS encoding OmpA family protein: MNKTLLLLIILSCIFTFTSYGQEWLGISNSNYAGVSGIALNPGTMLTSKLSWDVNVASGDASFENSFLYIPKGDLSFFGIKNIVNRIGDKNYLTKYNASDPNSLQFMAASGTLMGPSAMVRFKERYAVAFTMQGRTFASARNVSSNLAQNAYDLLKNNELFNQNLEIRDLNVDALGWIEYGLSFGTYLYKGNNQLLSGAVSLKLLEGAAGGYVNSATIPYRIVDQNNLIIGGSEPAHIDYGMVDFPVYQSIDNYNDLIQGRGYGWNLGFTYEFLRDSSQWTYEMDGNRHWDHDKNRYWLRLGASLIDMGQIKFKENAGSYHLVTDSANYRNWFFEKFHSQQDLNHKLSYLAFGDSTQSFSDFGFEMQMPSAVSVQADVNVYKDFYVNATVVQGFSYGKKAGVRRPSVYSITPRYESKWFEASIPVSIIDYGKAKARVGIALRGGPVFIGSDNILGLATAQDLTSFDLYAGIKINIPERKPRDRDHDNVSDKLDRCPDKAGLWKFKGCPDSDNDGIVDSADACPDEPGPVETQGCPDRDKDLVIDSKDECPDTPGLAEFNGCPDTDGDSIPDKVDACPTQKGLPQFGGCPDTDGDGIPDKSDACPTEIGPVSTNGCPDRDSDLVADKDDQCPDEPGIPANHGCPPIKEEVLQKIKLSAQAIQFETGKAIITKKSYAVLDIIAEIMNQYAYTKWNINGHTDNVGKPDYNLDLSQRRAEAVRDYFISKGIGAERLAAKGFGLTEPITTNKTAAGRAKNRRVEIILIED, from the coding sequence ATGAATAAAACGCTACTACTTCTGATTATCTTATCATGTATATTCACTTTTACCTCTTACGGACAGGAATGGCTTGGAATAAGCAATAGCAACTATGCGGGCGTTAGTGGTATAGCATTAAACCCCGGCACAATGCTCACTTCTAAATTAAGCTGGGATGTTAATGTGGCTTCAGGAGATGCTTCCTTCGAAAATTCATTTTTGTACATACCAAAAGGGGACCTTAGCTTCTTTGGTATAAAAAATATCGTTAACCGGATTGGTGATAAAAATTATCTTACAAAGTATAATGCTTCTGATCCCAATTCCCTTCAGTTTATGGCTGCATCCGGAACGCTTATGGGACCATCGGCAATGGTGAGATTCAAAGAAAGATATGCAGTCGCCTTTACCATGCAGGGACGAACTTTTGCAAGTGCAAGAAATGTTTCTTCCAACCTTGCTCAAAATGCTTACGACTTATTAAAAAATAATGAACTGTTCAATCAGAATCTTGAAATTCGAGATTTAAATGTAGATGCACTTGGATGGATCGAATACGGACTTTCCTTCGGTACCTATTTATATAAAGGGAACAATCAATTGTTGAGTGGTGCAGTATCCCTTAAACTTTTGGAGGGAGCTGCAGGTGGATATGTTAACTCAGCAACTATTCCATACAGGATTGTGGATCAGAATAATTTAATTATAGGAGGAAGTGAACCTGCTCATATTGATTATGGGATGGTTGATTTTCCTGTTTACCAGTCGATTGACAATTATAATGATCTTATCCAGGGAAGAGGTTATGGGTGGAATCTTGGCTTTACTTATGAGTTCCTCCGTGATTCTTCACAGTGGACTTATGAAATGGATGGGAATAGACATTGGGATCACGATAAAAACCGCTATTGGTTGCGTTTGGGAGCTTCCCTGATCGATATGGGTCAAATTAAATTTAAAGAAAATGCCGGTAGCTACCATTTGGTTACTGACAGCGCAAATTATCGTAATTGGTTCTTTGAAAAATTCCATAGCCAGCAGGACCTTAATCATAAGCTGAGCTATTTGGCTTTTGGCGATTCTACTCAATCATTTTCGGATTTTGGATTTGAAATGCAGATGCCTTCTGCAGTTAGTGTGCAGGCAGATGTAAATGTTTATAAAGATTTTTATGTGAATGCAACCGTTGTTCAGGGTTTTAGTTATGGAAAAAAGGCTGGTGTAAGACGACCGAGCGTTTATTCAATAACTCCACGTTATGAATCTAAATGGTTTGAAGCCAGCATCCCTGTTTCCATTATTGATTATGGAAAAGCAAAGGCGAGGGTTGGAATTGCTTTAAGGGGCGGTCCTGTATTTATTGGTTCTGACAACATATTAGGGCTTGCCACTGCTCAAGACCTTACCTCCTTTGATCTATACGCCGGTATAAAGATTAATATACCAGAAAGAAAACCTCGTGATCGCGATCATGATAATGTTTCAGATAAACTGGATAGATGTCCGGATAAGGCTGGGTTGTGGAAGTTTAAAGGTTGTCCGGATAGTGATAATGATGGCATTGTAGATTCAGCAGATGCTTGTCCTGATGAACCAGGGCCTGTAGAAACTCAGGGTTGTCCTGACAGAGACAAGGATCTCGTTATTGATTCTAAGGATGAATGTCCCGATACACCAGGCTTAGCCGAATTTAATGGTTGTCCTGACACAGATGGAGATAGTATTCCTGATAAGGTGGATGCATGTCCGACCCAGAAAGGCTTGCCTCAATTTGGTGGTTGTCCCGATACAGATGGAGACGGAATTCCGGATAAAAGTGATGCCTGCCCAACCGAAATAGGCCCTGTAAGCACCAATGGATGTCCCGACCGCGATAGCGATCTAGTGGCCGATAAGGATGATCAATGCCCCGATGAGCCTGGTATTCCGGCAAACCACGGGTGTCCGCCTATAAAAGAAGAAGTTTTGCAGAAAATTAAGTTGAGTGCACAGGCTATTCAATTCGAAACGGGTAAGGCCATCATCACAAAAAAATCTTATGCTGTGCTCGATATAATTGCTGAGATTATGAATCAATATGCATATACAAAATGGAATATTAATGGCCATACAGATAATGTAGGTAAGCCGGATTACAATCTGGATCTTTCTCAAAGAAGAGCCGAAGCAGTTCGGGATTACTTCATCAGTAAAGGCATAGGTGCTGAACGGCTTGCTGCAAAAGGATTTGGGTTGACGGAACCTATTACTACAAATAAAACTGCTGCAGGAAGGGCAAAAAACAGAAGAGTTGAAATTATACTCATTGAAGATTAG
- a CDS encoding alanine dehydrogenase: MSGERKVKLSEELKTSLGLTPKESVLEVARSSEKLFIGIPKEKFFQENRVALTPGAISILIGNGHRVLVETKAGEGARISDSDYSEAGAEIGYNTKDVFRASLILKVAPPSAQEIHFLHAHQIIISPLHLPTLSREYIESLLRKKVTALAYEYIRDEADTFPLVSSMSEIAGSTAIHIAAELLSDMHHGKGILLGGIAGVPPARVVILGAGTVGENAARTALALGAEVKIFDNSIYKLRRLQRNIGARVFTSIIRQDVLAKALSKTDVAVGAVHSKSGRTSVLVTEEMVSKMKPGSVIIDVSIDQGGCFETSEITTHDNPIFKKYDIIHYCVPNIPSRVPRTASQAISNVLTPTLLEAGRLGGFEKLMHVHNHIRNGVYIFKGTLTNRHISEKFDMKYTDLNLLFTAGM, translated from the coding sequence ATGAGCGGGGAACGAAAAGTAAAATTATCTGAAGAGTTAAAGACAAGCCTGGGGCTTACACCAAAGGAATCTGTGCTGGAGGTTGCCCGCAGCAGCGAGAAATTATTTATTGGCATACCTAAAGAAAAATTTTTCCAGGAAAACCGGGTAGCCTTGACACCGGGGGCCATTTCCATATTAATTGGTAACGGACACCGCGTATTAGTTGAAACAAAAGCGGGTGAAGGGGCACGTATTTCAGATTCGGATTACTCCGAAGCAGGTGCAGAAATTGGATATAATACTAAGGATGTATTTCGGGCCAGCCTTATTTTGAAAGTAGCCCCTCCTTCTGCACAGGAGATTCATTTTTTGCATGCGCACCAAATCATTATATCCCCTTTACATCTCCCAACACTTTCCAGGGAATATATTGAATCATTGCTTCGGAAAAAGGTGACTGCCCTTGCCTATGAATACATAAGAGATGAAGCAGATACATTTCCACTGGTCTCTTCAATGAGTGAAATTGCAGGCAGCACAGCTATACATATCGCAGCTGAATTATTAAGTGATATGCACCATGGCAAAGGAATTTTACTCGGTGGCATTGCAGGGGTTCCTCCTGCCCGTGTGGTAATACTTGGTGCAGGGACAGTAGGTGAAAACGCCGCCAGAACAGCTCTTGCATTGGGTGCCGAAGTGAAGATTTTTGATAACTCCATCTATAAATTAAGACGCCTCCAGCGAAATATAGGGGCGCGGGTCTTTACCTCAATAATAAGGCAGGATGTACTGGCCAAGGCGCTAAGCAAAACAGACGTAGCGGTGGGAGCGGTGCATAGTAAATCGGGTCGGACTTCCGTCCTGGTTACAGAAGAAATGGTATCAAAAATGAAACCCGGATCAGTAATTATTGATGTTAGCATAGACCAGGGAGGATGTTTTGAGACCTCTGAAATAACCACACATGATAATCCGATTTTTAAAAAATATGACATAATTCATTATTGTGTTCCAAATATTCCCTCACGGGTTCCACGGACTGCCTCTCAGGCAATCAGCAATGTCCTCACGCCCACATTACTGGAAGCCGGTAGATTGGGTGGATTTGAAAAGTTGATGCATGTCCATAACCATATCCGCAATGGAGTTTATATATTCAAGGGGACACTGACCAACCGTCACATAAGTGAAAAGTTTGATATGAAATATACAGACCTGAATCTTCTGTTTACTGCAGGAATGTAA
- a CDS encoding RNA polymerase sigma factor, with protein sequence MSTIEFNKQVVLFSNSLNSFAYTLTKNIEDSKDLIQETIYRALVNKDKFMDNTNLKAWMYTIMRNIFINNYRRASKRTIVNDESESQFVINMHAGTAYNSGESKLIFREMDDALHAINDELRIPFMMHHEGYKYHEIAEYLNIPLGTVKSRIFFARRELKQRVQKY encoded by the coding sequence ATGTCTACAATAGAATTTAACAAGCAAGTGGTTCTTTTTTCTAATTCACTAAATTCATTTGCTTATACACTTACAAAGAACATAGAAGATTCGAAAGATCTTATTCAGGAAACTATTTACCGTGCTTTGGTTAATAAAGATAAATTCATGGACAATACAAATCTTAAAGCGTGGATGTATACCATAATGAGAAATATTTTTATCAATAATTACAGACGCGCTTCTAAAAGAACAATTGTAAATGATGAGTCTGAAAGCCAGTTTGTTATAAATATGCATGCCGGAACAGCCTATAATTCCGGTGAATCAAAACTGATATTCAGAGAGATGGATGATGCTTTACATGCAATTAATGATGAATTGCGTATTCCTTTTATGATGCACCATGAAGGATATAAGTATCATGAAATTGCTGAATATCTCAATATCCCTTTAGGCACTGTAAAAAGCAGGATCTTTTTTGCAAGGCGTGAATTAAAGCAAAGAGTTCAGAAATACTAA
- the surE gene encoding 5'/3'-nucleotidase SurE codes for MIQKKQKPLILVTNDDGITSPGINALVEEMRHFGKVIVVAPDSPQSGMGHAITIDNLLRLEHIKIFDDVESYQCSGTPVDCVKVAVDKIIKGKPDLCVSGINHGSNSSINVIYSGTMSAAMEAAIEGIDAIGFSYLNYSFEADLTLPKKVVRHITPRILKNGLPKNILLNVNIPNITEAHYKGVKVCRQAVAKWEEEFSERIDPRGKKYYWLTGKFVNKDSGEDTDEWALANGYTSIVPVQFDLTAHQAIPYINELHFDGEAK; via the coding sequence ATGATTCAAAAAAAGCAAAAACCATTAATTCTTGTTACTAATGATGATGGCATTACTTCCCCTGGTATTAATGCATTAGTGGAAGAGATGCGACATTTTGGAAAAGTAATAGTAGTGGCTCCCGATAGTCCTCAATCCGGAATGGGACATGCTATTACTATTGACAATTTACTCCGCCTTGAACATATTAAAATATTTGACGATGTGGAATCTTACCAATGCAGTGGTACGCCTGTAGATTGTGTAAAGGTTGCCGTAGATAAAATAATTAAAGGGAAACCGGATCTGTGCGTATCAGGCATTAATCACGGTTCCAACTCTTCCATCAATGTAATTTATTCCGGAACAATGTCGGCAGCTATGGAAGCTGCAATCGAAGGGATTGATGCCATTGGCTTTTCTTACCTTAATTATTCATTTGAGGCAGATCTTACCCTGCCTAAAAAAGTGGTTCGTCACATTACACCACGGATATTGAAGAATGGTTTGCCAAAAAATATTTTACTAAATGTGAATATTCCAAATATTACTGAAGCACATTATAAAGGTGTTAAGGTCTGCCGGCAGGCCGTAGCCAAATGGGAAGAAGAATTCTCAGAACGTATTGATCCGCGTGGAAAAAAATATTACTGGCTCACCGGGAAGTTTGTTAATAAAGACAGTGGAGAAGATACGGATGAATGGGCTCTCGCTAACGGATATACTTCTATAGTGCCGGTGCAGTTCGATCTTACGGCTCATCAGGCCATTCCATACATTAATGAGTTGCACTTTGATGGAGAAGCGAAATAG
- a CDS encoding MerR family transcriptional regulator — protein MAKYLIKDLEALSGIKAHTIRIWEQRYGILRPLRTETNIRQYNDDELRLLLNISFLNRNGFKISRLTQMSVAEMEEKVKNISYTDFEYHNQMDALVLAMVQMNEFKFEKIVNLNIVELGFEITFERILFPLMRKIGVMWQINTVNPSHEHFISNLIRQKLISAIDRTDPVHQAVSKALLFLPEGELHELSLLYLHFILKKRSVHVLYLGQNVPIEDLVRSCSLFKPNFMFGIFTSSPYEEKIPSYLSKLSKAFPKCKIYLSGFRMVYYKKNLPANIKIFKEISEIKDFHYKAEDSAL, from the coding sequence ATGGCGAAATATCTGATCAAAGATTTAGAAGCCCTTTCAGGAATTAAGGCACATACCATTCGGATTTGGGAGCAGCGTTACGGAATTCTCAGGCCACTGAGAACAGAAACAAATATCCGTCAATACAATGATGATGAGCTCCGGCTTTTGCTAAATATTTCTTTTCTGAATCGCAATGGGTTTAAAATTTCCAGACTGACCCAAATGAGCGTTGCAGAAATGGAAGAAAAAGTTAAAAACATCTCTTATACTGACTTTGAATACCATAATCAAATGGATGCTCTGGTGCTGGCCATGGTGCAGATGAATGAGTTCAAATTCGAGAAAATAGTCAATCTTAATATTGTTGAATTAGGCTTTGAAATCACCTTTGAAAGGATTCTATTCCCTCTTATGCGCAAAATAGGAGTAATGTGGCAGATAAACACAGTCAATCCTTCGCATGAACATTTTATCTCAAACCTCATTCGTCAGAAACTTATTTCAGCGATTGATCGTACGGATCCTGTACACCAGGCGGTATCGAAAGCTCTTTTATTTCTACCTGAAGGAGAACTACATGAATTGAGCTTATTATATCTGCATTTTATATTAAAAAAAAGGTCTGTACATGTACTGTATTTAGGTCAGAATGTCCCTATAGAGGACTTAGTGAGAAGTTGTTCACTTTTTAAACCGAATTTCATGTTTGGTATTTTCACTTCTTCTCCTTATGAGGAAAAAATTCCCTCATACCTTTCGAAATTATCAAAAGCTTTTCCAAAATGTAAAATATATTTATCCGGCTTTCGCATGGTATACTATAAAAAAAACTTACCTGCCAATATTAAAATCTTTAAGGAAATTTCTGAGATAAAGGACTTCCACTATAAGGCCGAAGATAGCGCCCTATGA
- a CDS encoding sterol desaturase family protein: MEFKIKNKGQATIFHSRHLEVLTKTSPQVIFSIYIPLIIAMIIYSIAVLHIQWYQAMGFYFSGMFFWTLFEYLMHRFAFHHHSENPKMQKFLYTAHGVHHEFPRDKERLFMPPAPSLIIASLLFSVYYFVFQNNAFPFFPGFITGYLIYGSMHYAIHAMAPPFKFMKPLWKYHHLHHYKVPGKGFGVSSSFWDHIFRTVPNDQGKFINPEETI; the protein is encoded by the coding sequence ATGGAATTTAAAATTAAGAATAAAGGACAAGCAACCATTTTTCACTCAAGACATCTTGAAGTACTGACAAAAACCAGTCCTCAGGTGATCTTTAGTATCTATATTCCATTGATTATTGCAATGATAATATACAGTATTGCAGTTCTCCACATTCAATGGTACCAGGCCATGGGGTTCTATTTTAGTGGAATGTTTTTTTGGACGTTATTTGAATATTTGATGCATCGTTTTGCATTTCATCATCATTCAGAAAATCCAAAAATGCAAAAATTTCTTTACACCGCTCATGGCGTTCATCATGAGTTTCCGAGAGACAAAGAGCGTTTGTTTATGCCCCCTGCCCCTTCTTTAATCATTGCTTCCTTGCTATTTTCGGTATATTATTTTGTTTTTCAGAATAACGCTTTTCCATTTTTCCCAGGTTTCATTACTGGTTATCTTATTTATGGCTCCATGCATTATGCCATACATGCCATGGCTCCACCATTTAAATTTATGAAGCCATTATGGAAATATCACCACCTGCATCATTATAAAGTACCCGGTAAAGGGTTTGGAGTTTCTTCCTCGTTTTGGGACCATATTTTCAGAACAGTTCCCAATGACCAGGGAAAATTTATAAATCCCGAAGAAACGATTTGA
- a CDS encoding leucine-rich repeat domain-containing protein, translated as MKLTSLSAFFVCNVIIMLLQSCSTYHTYTSLDKALNEPLQVERLKIEYKTLHTLPSEIGKLTNLKILVLAHDQLDSLPPEIGNLHKLERLGLTANKLKKLPPEIGYLKNLKTLSVQFNNLDSLPSSIGSLINLSDLRVSYNSLKYLPASIGNLSNLEFLYLDNNLLLSLPKEIGKLYHLKFLYIGKNALDDLPPQFGNLTGLVELDVSRSGTLLRLPQSLCSVRTLETLYVDQTTFVPSCLYSRNHLHFKIIMQ; from the coding sequence TTGAAGCTTACTTCTTTATCTGCCTTTTTCGTATGCAACGTAATAATAATGCTGTTGCAGTCGTGCTCTACCTATCATACTTACACCTCTCTTGATAAGGCACTTAATGAACCGTTGCAGGTAGAGCGGTTAAAAATTGAATATAAGACATTACATACATTGCCTTCTGAAATAGGAAAGCTCACGAATCTAAAGATCCTGGTATTGGCTCATGACCAGCTGGATTCTTTACCTCCGGAAATAGGCAATCTCCATAAATTAGAAAGGCTTGGCTTAACTGCTAATAAATTGAAAAAGCTTCCTCCGGAAATTGGGTATTTGAAAAATTTAAAAACCCTTTCGGTACAGTTTAACAATCTCGATTCATTGCCATCATCTATTGGGTCACTCATTAACTTATCCGATCTGCGTGTTTCTTACAACAGCCTTAAATATTTACCCGCATCGATAGGTAATCTATCTAACCTTGAATTCCTATACCTTGATAATAATCTGTTATTGTCATTACCTAAAGAAATTGGTAAGCTATACCACCTGAAGTTCTTATATATTGGAAAAAATGCTTTGGACGATCTGCCACCTCAATTTGGAAACCTTACTGGCTTAGTGGAATTGGATGTTTCAAGAAGCGGAACGCTGCTTCGATTGCCGCAATCATTATGCAGCGTAAGAACACTTGAAACGCTTTATGTTGATCAAACTACTTTTGTGCCTTCCTGTTTGTATTCCAGAAACCATTTGCATTTTAAGATTATTATGCAATAA
- a CDS encoding PrsW family intramembrane metalloprotease, whose translation MNFLMLLALAVTPRVPAHAVVAVILGYYIGLAKFERNSILLLFTGPIFAIIMHGIYDSV comes from the coding sequence GTGAATTTTTTAATGTTATTGGCTCTTGCAGTTACTCCGCGAGTGCCCGCCCATGCAGTTGTTGCAGTAATTTTGGGTTATTATATTGGTTTGGCAAAGTTTGAACGTAATTCCATTTTACTTTTGTTTACGGGGCCGATATTTGCAATAATTATGCATGGTATTTATGATTCTGTTTAA